The Plutella xylostella chromosome 27, ilPluXylo3.1, whole genome shotgun sequence genome segment gacgaataatttttaaatgttatcaATAAGTTATTTGATAAGCTGTTCACATCATTTGTATTCGTTTCATTAATTTCAGTATCGCAAAGTATCGACAAGTCGTGttaaaattattcatggtATGACTACTGACTTAAATAAggaaatgtaaaaatatacctttGTCGGTAAAAAATCAAGGCAGCATGTTATGTCAGGAGGATTTTGTTGGGCTTGTCTTCATAAATGTAAGTATGATTTCACATTTCATTTGGATGTCTACTCCAGAaggcacggggcgcaagataCCAAGACGTGAATTTTTTTTCATCGCGTTCATTCACATCACGCGACTTCGAGAACGAGTGCGACGGAAAACTCACGACTTAACGTGGCCcatcttgcgccccgtgctagcctcGTGCTAGTTTTGGTAAGGCAAGGACACCAACTAAGAAGGTTCTAACTAAGATTTTTAGAATACCCTACTTTCACCGCAGCATTCCTAGACTTCATAGTCTTCAGCTTCCAGCCAGCTTCGCCAGCTTCCTATACGACTTTCTCAGCTCCATAAACTTGTCCCTGCAAGCACTAGCCGACTTGCCCGTTTGGGAACTCAAAACACCCCAATCGTCTTTATTGAATGCGTTGCGATGTCGGAGCGGCACCGCTCAGTTCTTTTTCGTCACGAGGAAGGACACACGGGGCGGCATAACAACGTTGCGACGCCGCTGCGGCAAAACAACGTTGCGGCGGCGCCGCACCGCCGCTGCAACGCCgccgcaccgccgccgccgccgcctccgcaACGCATCGATCGTGTGCTCTTGCTCTAATACTACATTGTAGTTCAGACGACGACACTGGCACTTGTTCgctatcataaataaatattttttatgaactaTAATGTTGTATCAATGAAATTGCATGAAACAAATACCGGCCACGGGAGACCGTTGCgcatcatacataatatataaagtttATCTCTATATAGATAAAGATagaataatatatatgtatataaataaaattaaccaaAAATGGCAACAATGGTGAAAATGTAACATAGGTGTGAAACGTACGAGGGAATCGAGGTATGGGTACCTATTACTATTATCTATTATAGATTATCATGAATCACTTAAATGAAGTGActcatttcaaaaatatcatGAATAATTTGGTCTGACTCTTTTTAGATTTCTATGAAAATGATGATGGCTAACTAATAAAGGCGAAACACAACCATCCCGCGATGTAGAACGCACCAACTAACGCCATCTACAGGAATTCACTGTAAACATTTATCGTAGAAACTTCCCCAGTCCTTGGGACATGCTCAAAACGAGATGGCAatcattgtattgtatttatattgtatatttattatttattcagtaacaatttaaattgaaatgtaatcttaaatctaaatcttaaaattaaacactgctataaatcaaataagtacttacacatactaaatataacaaataaaaattatatcacataaaaattacatataggtaaatattgaattaaaattataatatagaaCTACGTAGGtatcacatttgaaaaaaatgtcaCAGTTAATTTATCATCGACAGTCATTATCGACATTCGGCTTTTCCCTCATATTACTAACACTACAATGAACATTAACACCCAGTTTCATTCCTTCCCCAGCAACCCAAAACACGCAGTCACAGCAGAACCTGCCTCCAGTGTCGTATGTGAAGGCCATAGACGTGTGGATGTCATCTTGCTCAGTGTTTGTGTTCCTGTCTCTGTTCGAGTTCGCTGTGGTCAACAACTACATGGGCCCTGTGGCCACGAAGGCCATGAAGGGATATTCTGATGAGGACCTGGCGCAAGATATGGACGCTTTTAAGGTGAGTGGTAAGGGTGAagcttacattttttttaagttgaacAAGATGTTGAGGAGTgacagtgcaaaagaaacgtctcgacaaataacacgtcacttctaccactgagccaTGACTGAGcccttattttgaattagtttagTAGTTACCTTATGCATTGGTACCTACAGTGGTAGTTAATTATTAGGTTGGACtgttgctttgtttttgtatgtgaaacATTATGTAAAAAGTTAGGACGCGTTCAGTGCTTCGCTGACGGAGCGACCGACCGCATGGGTCCAATACGCAAACTGCCCGTCGGTCAATGCGTATCTTCAGAGCCCGTAGCAAAAAaattcatcgtgaacgtgaagtaaaattcatggagtaattttgtatgaaaccgcctggggcg includes the following:
- the LOC125490710 gene encoding glutamate-gated chloride channel alpha-like; its protein translation is MSGGFCWACLHKSTQNTQSQQNLPPVSYVKAIDVWMSSCSVFVFLSLFEFAVVNNYMGPVATKAMKGYSDEDLAQDMDAFKHIFPNSVDPRASTSASIVPQYDTFCNGRETAVYIDRFSRFFFPFSFFILNVVYWSTFL